Sequence from the candidate division TA06 bacterium B3_TA06 genome:
CCTGAGATAAAGAAGCTACCCGGCCCAAAGTTCGAGGCCCTTATCAAGAAAGACGAAAAATACATCTCACCATCATACACACGCGACGGAATCTATTCGGTAGCCGCCGAACGCGGCCAGGGGGTAAATATATGGGACGTGGACGGCAACCGCTTTCTTGACTTTGCCGCAGGGATCGCGGTATGTGCCACCGGGCACTGCCATCCCAAGGTTGTTGCCGCGATTCGCGATCAGGCATCCAAGCTCATGCACATGTCGGGCACCGACTTCTATTATCCACCGCAGGTCAATCTTGCAGAGAAGCTTGCGGTAATTACCCCAGGCTCACCCAACAAGAAGGTCTTCTTCTCAAACTCAGGTGCAGAGGCGGTTGAGGCCGCGATGAAGCTTTCACGCTACCATACAAAGCGTCCCTACTGGCTGGCATACTACGGCGCGTTCCACGGCCGCACGTTCGGTGCACTTTCCCTGACATCCTCCAAGGCGGTTCAGCGCGAGCGCTTCGCCCCATTGGTTCCGCAGGTTATCCACGTTCCATATCCCAATTGCTACCGCTGCGTGTTTCACGAGACCTATCCTTCCTGTGATCTGGAGTGTTTGCACTACATCGAGGAGGTGGTGTTCAAGCGCGAGGTTCCTGCAGAGGAGGTGGCCGCGTTCTTTACCGAGCCTATCCAGGGCGAGGGCGGGTACAACGTTCCGCCCGAAGGCTACATGAAGGCGCTCAAGGCTCTGACCGAGAAGTACGGGATTTTGTTCATTGACGACGAGATTCAGGCAGGGATGGGTCGCACCGGCAAGATGTTTGCCATTGAGCACGACGGGGTTCTGCCTGACATCGTGAC
This genomic interval carries:
- a CDS encoding aspartate aminotransferase family protein (catalyzes the formation of succinate semialdehyde and glutamate from 4-aminobutanoate and 2-oxoglutarate), which produces MKKLPGPKFEALIKKDEKYISPSYTRDGIYSVAAERGQGVNIWDVDGNRFLDFAAGIAVCATGHCHPKVVAAIRDQASKLMHMSGTDFYYPPQVNLAEKLAVITPGSPNKKVFFSNSGAEAVEAAMKLSRYHTKRPYWLAYYGAFHGRTFGALSLTSSKAVQRERFAPLVPQVIHVPYPNCYRCVFHETYPSCDLECLHYIEEVVFKREVPAEEVAAFFTEPIQGEGGYNVPPEGYMKALKALTEKYGILFIDDEIQAGMGRTGKMFAIEHDGVLPDIVTLAKGIASGMPLGATVAASSIMDWKPGAHASTFGGNPISCRAALATIELLEEGLVENAAKVGAYFKEKLETLAQSWDNLDHARGRGLMLAIDVVKSKETKEPWPQKRQALTRQAFMRGLIILGCGASGIRFIPPLVVTKEDVDTALSILEDALKEVFKR